The window AGCAAAAATCACTGTTTGCCAAAGCATATCATCCAAACCTACTAACAGATCCACACCGCCAGAGCGAAATGCTCGAATTCTTAGCCAAAGAAGCTAGTATTTACGAACATTTACACAAACATGGGTTTAGCCATACAGTTGGCAGCTTTGAATATATTGATGGCATGCTACTACTAGAGGGTTTAACGGCCGCAAGCGGTTGGCACTGGCGCGCGCCTAGAGACAATTTAAATAAATATATTGCCGATGCAGAACAAGCCTTCACAAAACTTGAACAAATTTCCCCACCATCGTTGCAAATATTAAACGAGAATGTCTTAGGTTACATGTTTGAGCACGGGTGGAATAAGATCCACCCAGGTTCAGTAACAGATATAATTACGGCTCAACTCAAGCGATGGGAGGAACTGCTACACCCAGATTTCATGATTCTAGCTAGAAGTTTGGGGAGTCAACTTGAAAACCTTAGATTAAATTCTGCACCGGTTGGAACAGTTCTAAACCACCATGACGCCCGCCAAGCAAATTTAGCTTGGCACCCTGAGCGTGGCACTCGGGTTGTTGACTGGTCTTGGGCTCATCTAGGCCTAAATGGTGCCGATATGACCATGCTCCTGATCGACCTACACAAGTCAGGCTATGATATAAACAAATATAAAACTAAGTTGAATAAAACATACGCCCGGCTGTTGATTGGTTATTGGCTGAAGCACTCAACCGATCCTCACCCTGAAGCTAGTGAAATAGTACGTATGCACCAATTTATTAGTGCCATCACTGCTGCCGAACTATTATTATAAGTTTAAGAATTCAAAATATCAGCTGCAAACGATTGTGCAGCTTGGCCAATCACACAAATCCGATCTAACTCTCGGAGTGCATGACTTTCTTCAGCCTCTTCACCACTATTTCGGAGAGCTCGCGCTGCCAAAACTACATCGTTTAGTCTACTCGGCAAGACGTCTCGAAAACGTGCTTGCTTAATCGGTAACCTGTCGCCATACAATCCCTTTGGCATCCGAAATAAATATTTTGGGGTCCTCGAATTTGGTTTATGCACCATATACTGAGATCCTCCGATGTCGGCCGGTACTTTATGCGGTTCCACAAACCATTCCGTGATATATGCCAAGTCTTCATAGGCTCGACCTAAAACAGCTGCCGGAAGCAAATCGCATCCCGTAACCTCACATAACGCCGTTGAAGTTATTGGACCTAGCCTGTACCAATCAGTTGAACCATCATACTTACCGCAAAATTCTCCATCTATCCTAGCTTCGTGCCGTTTTAGGACCGCAACTAGTAAGCTGACACCAGAAAATAGTGTGTCTGCTTGAGCTAAATCATCTCGAATTAGCTCAATTGACTTTTTAGGGGTAGCCTCGACTATGCTTGGACCGATATCTTTGCTTAATGCCATGATTAGAATTGTATTACCCTCTAGATTTTATGCAAAGCTTGAGAGTTATGGTTTCTTGTAAATGCTGATGTTAGCGTTGGCGTATTGTTTATGGCTTAAAAGTTGCCAGCCCTGTTCGTTAAAGTTTGGGCGATAAAATGCACCGTGACTAATCACCAGCAAGCCTTCAGACTTGACAGCTGTCGCTAGCTCCTCGATATGCTTGGGGTTAAGGTCGTAATATGGTGGATCGGCAAAAACGATGTCATAACTCAGATCTTGATTATTCTTGACCCAAGTGCTGCAGTTCGCCCGGCTAGCGTGCACTTCTTTTTCGAGTCCGAGCAACAGGATATTTTCGGTTAAAGTTATGTAGGCTTTTTTGTCGATATCTAGAGCCGTCGCACTGCTCGCCCCACGACTAATGGCTTCGAAACTTAATGCACCACTGCCCGCGTAGGCGTCTAAGACTGTCATGCCAGTTAAATCACCCAGAGCGTTAAAGATCGCACCACGTGGTTTTTCACCCATCGGGTGGGTTCTTTTACCGGGAGGTGCTTTGAAAATTCTACTTTTTAGTTTGCCGCCGATTATTCTCATAACCAAATCGTATCATGTTTGTTGAGCTTCGAGAGCAGCCGAATGCCAAGCCAAGGTAATTGTGCGCGATATTAGTGGAGCCATAACCCTACGGACATCCTTTGCAAGACTAGGCGTCCACCCACGCTTGTAAAATCGATCATACATATCTAAAAGAGCGATTTCACGGGCAGTTCGTTTAAAAAATTCTTCTATACCTAAATGTTTAACAGTTTTAATGTCGTACTCAGTTGGCATGGCGTTATGCATTTTGAGAGGTTTGATGATTGCCGTAACTCCCCACTCAAACCACCAATGGGTCGTAAACAAGCCTTTTGGTCCCCAGAAATGCCAGTTTTTCTTAACTGTCTGGAATGTATTTTCACCTTTTATGATATTTTTGGCGGCTATGCTATTGCGAGTCGAGTTATCTTCTCCACGTAGCTTTTCTAATTCTTCTTCGTAGGGAAAGTGATGCGCAGGTGTTAATCCGTCGGTCAGAACATGGGCCAACCACGCTGCCTCGTAAGAAGCTTTTTCTGTATCTTGTTTCTTTAGTGACGCAACCAACTTTGAATAATGATCATTTAAATACTCTAATAACTCAGTATAAGTAGGGTCAAAAGGGTCATAAAAGTGGTAAGGTTCATCGTGTCCAGGGCTTTTGGCCTTGATACCATCTGGTCCATTCTTTCCTTCAAAACGGAGGATCTGCTTAAGGCTCGGGAAACTAATATTTCGTAACTCTAATAGCTCCCGAAGATGCCTATGAGCAACTCGATTAAACTTCTGATGGGCGCCAATGAAATCACCCGACTTATTTGTCAGCATCCAGCCTGAATACATATACTAATTAAGGTTTGTTATCTTCTGTAAATACACTATTTTTGCGTGTAACTTCTTGTATTTTATCAGTTTTAGGTCGAGTGCTACAAATTCTTTCGCAGCTTCACGTGCTTTACTTACGAGTTTTACATCTGTCAACTTCGCAACGCGTAAATCTAGCTGTCCACTTTGCCTTGTGCCATAAATTGCACCCGGACCACGCAACTCTAAATCTGCTTCGGCCAACTTAAAGCCGTCGTCCAATTTCTCGATCAATCTTAGTCTTTTGGTTGGCGGCTCGTTGTCGTTCAAACACAAAAAACAGTTCGCTGGGCGTTGCCCACGTCCTACACGGCCACGTAATTGGTGAAGTTGGGCTAAACCAAACCTGTCTGGGGACAGAATAATCATGTTCAAAGCATTCACAATGTTGACCCCGACCTCAATAACAGTTGTTGCTAGCAATAAATTAAATTTTCCGTTCAAGAAATCAGACATTACTTCCTCTTTTTCTTGAGCTTTCAAGCGGCCATGGATAACTCCGTAGCCTAAATTTGGAAAATGTTTTTTTAACCATTCCTCTGTTTTACTGATCGAGTCTGCTTGATCAGGTGAATCAATATTCGGGCAGACCACAAACACTTGGTTTGTCGGACTAGACTGCTCTATCACTGCTTTAAATAAGTCGAGTCTTTGAGAGAGACTAATAAGTTTGGTGGTTATTTTCTGTCGGCCTGGAGGTTTCTCGGCTAAGACGCTAATATCTAGCTCACCGTAAAGAACCAACGCCAGTGAACGAGGGATAGGTGTGGCCGTCATAGTTAGAACATGAGGCATTCGAGCAGCCTTTGCCAGCAAGAACTCCCGTTGATTAACGCCAAAACGATGTTGTTCGTCAATAACTAATAATTCGAGATTCCGAGCCTCTACATATGATTGGAACAAAGCATGTGTGCCGATAATTAGCTTAATCTTCCCTGTTTTTAAACCATCGATAACCAGCTTGCGCCGAGGTGTATTTAGAGAACTACTCAATAATGCAATCTCACCGTCTTCCAGATTCTTGCCGAAGTATTCTTGCATAGACTGAAAATGCTGATTAGCAAGTAGCTCAGTCGGTGCCATTACGGCAACCTGGCCTCCAGACTTAATGACATTAAATGCAACTATAGCAGCGATAGCAGTTTTGCCAGAGCCGACATCACCCTCCACCAGACGGTTCATAGGATGAGTGGCTTCAGACATATCTTTTAAAGCCTGCCAAGCTGTTAGTTTTTGTCCTGGTGTCAACTTAAATGGTAGACCGTCAACAAATCTTCTTAGCGAACTTTCCTTAATTTTTATATGTCGACTACGGTATTTTTGTAGATCGATTCTTAATAACTGACTAGCCAAAGTGACCTCAAAAAGTTCGCGAAAACCTAGATCTGCTATTGCCTCTTGCAGTTCTTGAGAATCATTCGGTAGATGAAGTTTCCTTAAAGTGTCTGCAAAGGATCCGATGCCAGCGAAATCGATGATTTCTTGCGGCAAATACTCCTTTACACTTTTGAAAACGCTCTCATTTTGAACCAGTAATTTACGCAACTTATGGCTAGTGATTCCTTTAGTCTCCGGATAAACTGGCAGAATTCTGGCAGTATTTGCTGGAAAATCACTAACTAGTTCGATACTAGGATTGAGTAAAGTCAGGAATGTCCCTGAAAAATCATACTTTCCAGATAGAAAATACTCTGCGTTTGCTTTGATACTTGCAGCTCGATACGGCTGATTGAACCAAGTTACATGCATACTTCCTGTGGCATCGCTCGCAAGCGCAGTTGTAACGTGTAGACCACGTTTTCGACCATAAAGCGACTTAATATTAGCCAAACGTGCACGGATACTAATCTGGCCAGCCTTAGCATCTTTTATTAAGGTTATTTTTGAATAATCTTCGTATCGCTTAGGATAATGATTAATTAAGTCGCCTAAGTTTTTTATGCCTAGTCGCCTTAAGGCTGAAGCGGTTGCTGATCCGACTCCATTCAGCTCTTCAACTTTTGTTGATAATTGCATATCTAGGATTGTACCGCATTCGAATGCTATAGTAACAAGGTGAATCAACAAACAGAGTATCTCGAAGCATGGAAGAAACTTCGTATGCATGTGCTCCAGTCTCCAGCATGGGCAAAAATTAAGCCTAACTCGCAGATGTATATCATAGAAGGTATTCCAACCTTAGTTCAGCTTAACCGAAACCCGATTAATCGATGTCCGTACGCTCAGGTTTTGAAAGCTGGCTATGACGGCATGCCTGCCGATAAATGGTTGGATTCACTCGGCGAAAAACTAAAAGCAGACTTCCCAAAATTAAGTCACATATATATCGAACCTAATGGTCACCTTACTAAGTTGCCAAAGAGCGTCTGCTACTGGGGCTTAAAACCGATTAATGCCCGGTATACTGTAGTCAATGACTTACAGAAAGACCAAGAATCTATCTTCGCCGCCTGTAGTAAATCTCACCGTCAGAACATCCGAAAGGCCGAACAGGCAGGTTTAATAGTAGAAACCTACGACAGTGGTGATTTAGCAGTTGATCGGTTTTGCGCAGTCATGAATGCTGTTTCGACGTCAAAAAATTACATAAAATTCGAGCTAGATTATTATCGAAAAGTCTGGCGAGAATTATCAGAAAATCAGATGGCTTATATTTCTGTTGGTAGCCTAAACTCTGAAGACATCGGAGCCTACATGGTCGCCTATGCAAATGGTGCAGCATACCAGTTCTACGGTGGACGAACCCAAAAAGGTCGCGATCTTAAGTTAGCCCAAGGCTTTGCTTATCAAACATTTATGCATGCTAAAAAACTTGGCTTAGGTAAGTACGATATGTGGGGTATTGCACAGTTTGATCAAAGTGGCCAACTTGACCCGAACGATGAATTATATGGCATTGGACAGTTTAAAGTCGCTTTTGGGGGCGAGAAGCAATCTAGTGGGCAAAGCTTTAGTGTTGTTTACAATCGGTTTAACTACCATGTTTTTGTGGTATCTAAATCACTTCAACAGCGAGTCATAAGTCTTCGGAAAAAGCTATTCATTAACCACTAGTCTGATATAATATTGTCACTCTAAGAGGTACAAATGAGTAAACTGAAAAATGTTAAGACTGGGTTTTCTAAGTTGTTCAAAAACGTCAAAAAGCGTTTTCAGAAAGTAAACAAGAGTCGTAAAACTAAAAAAGATGCTCGTGCTAGAAAAAAGGCCGAGTATTTAGCAACCTTACCTAAAGGCCGAGTAAAGAGATTCTTGTATCGTCTTCATCCTAAGCGGGTGATTAAGTATTGGTTTAGCCGCCAAGGCGCAATTATGGCACTTAAATTGACCGGTATCGGCATAGCTTCGATGGGCTTGTTAATATTTAGCCTATTTGCATATTATCGTAAAGACTTACCAACTAATTTTTCAGACTTGCAAGCATGTGTTCAGGGTCAGACTACCGAATATTACGACAGTACCGGTAAAACTCTCCTATGGGCGTCAAAAGGTAATGTCGAATGTACACCTGTTAGTCTTAAAAATGTCAGTAAGTATCTTGTAGATGCAGTTGTCGCAACTGAAGATAAAGATTTTTACACGCATGGTGGCTTTAAAAGTTCTTCGGTGCTGCGAGCGGCTGTGGCCAACTTTACAGGTGGTGGTCGAACCCAAGGTGGATCAACAATTACTCAGCAATATGTTAAAAATGCTATCTTAAAAAACACCGAAAAAGTGTATTCACGTAAAATTAAAGAACTAATCCTGTCAATTGAGCTTGAACGGTCATTTACCAAAGATGAGATATTAAACGCCTACTTAAACGTTGCCTCCTTTGGTTCGGTCTATGACGGTATTGAAGCCGCATCTCGGGGATACTTCGACAAATCAGCTAGCGAATTAACCCTCGATGAGGCAGCACTCTTGACTGCAGCTATACCTTCACCAACATATTACTGGAGCAATCCAGATGTCCATGTCGAAAGACAACATTATGTACTTAAATTAATGCGTGAACAAAACAAGATAACCCAAGAGGAGTATGAGCAGGCACTCGAGGTCGATACCTTAGCTAAAGTAATAACAGACCGCGACCAGTTTGAAGGAATTATCGCTCCACACTTCGTCTTAGAGGTTGAAAAGCGCTTAATTGCCGAATACGGCGAAGAAGTACGCAAACTAGGCTTTAAAGTCTACACAACCCTCGACTTAGACGCGCAAGCACTCGCCCAAAAAAGTGTTGATGCTGCTATACCAATGCTCGAATCTAGAGGCATGGACAACGCCGCTGCCGTGGCGGTAGATGTTGAAACAGGCAAAGTTATTGCTCATGTAGGTAGTCGTGACTTCCGATACCCGGAATTCGGACAGACAAATACAGTTACTACACCGCGCGATCCAGGTTCGGCATTTAAAATATTCGATTATTCCAGTGTAATCGAGAACACTACTGATTGGGGTGCCGGAAGTACTTTTTACGACTATC of the Candidatus Nomurabacteria bacterium genome contains:
- a CDS encoding phosphotransferase, with the protein product MINKLQKPHTDYLLSLTTPDKIKPAEGGHMAYYRLIAQLDEQKSLFAKAYHPNLLTDPHRQSEMLEFLAKEASIYEHLHKHGFSHTVGSFEYIDGMLLLEGLTAASGWHWRAPRDNLNKYIADAEQAFTKLEQISPPSLQILNENVLGYMFEHGWNKIHPGSVTDIITAQLKRWEELLHPDFMILARSLGSQLENLRLNSAPVGTVLNHHDARQANLAWHPERGTRVVDWSWAHLGLNGADMTMLLIDLHKSGYDINKYKTKLNKTYARLLIGYWLKHSTDPHPEASEIVRMHQFISAITAAELLL
- a CDS encoding RsmD family RNA methyltransferase yields the protein MRIIGGKLKSRIFKAPPGKRTHPMGEKPRGAIFNALGDLTGMTVLDAYAGSGALSFEAISRGASSATALDIDKKAYITLTENILLLGLEKEVHASRANCSTWVKNNQDLSYDIVFADPPYYDLNPKHIEELATAVKSEGLLVISHGAFYRPNFNEQGWQLLSHKQYANANISIYKKP
- a CDS encoding ATP-dependent DNA helicase RecG, producing the protein MQLSTKVEELNGVGSATASALRRLGIKNLGDLINHYPKRYEDYSKITLIKDAKAGQISIRARLANIKSLYGRKRGLHVTTALASDATGSMHVTWFNQPYRAASIKANAEYFLSGKYDFSGTFLTLLNPSIELVSDFPANTARILPVYPETKGITSHKLRKLLVQNESVFKSVKEYLPQEIIDFAGIGSFADTLRKLHLPNDSQELQEAIADLGFRELFEVTLASQLLRIDLQKYRSRHIKIKESSLRRFVDGLPFKLTPGQKLTAWQALKDMSEATHPMNRLVEGDVGSGKTAIAAIVAFNVIKSGGQVAVMAPTELLANQHFQSMQEYFGKNLEDGEIALLSSSLNTPRRKLVIDGLKTGKIKLIIGTHALFQSYVEARNLELLVIDEQHRFGVNQREFLLAKAARMPHVLTMTATPIPRSLALVLYGELDISVLAEKPPGRQKITTKLISLSQRLDLFKAVIEQSSPTNQVFVVCPNIDSPDQADSISKTEEWLKKHFPNLGYGVIHGRLKAQEKEEVMSDFLNGKFNLLLATTVIEVGVNIVNALNMIILSPDRFGLAQLHQLRGRVGRGQRPANCFLCLNDNEPPTKRLRLIEKLDDGFKLAEADLELRGPGAIYGTRQSGQLDLRVAKLTDVKLVSKAREAAKEFVALDLKLIKYKKLHAKIVYLQKITNLN
- a CDS encoding peptidoglycan bridge formation glycyltransferase FemA/FemB family protein, producing the protein MNQQTEYLEAWKKLRMHVLQSPAWAKIKPNSQMYIIEGIPTLVQLNRNPINRCPYAQVLKAGYDGMPADKWLDSLGEKLKADFPKLSHIYIEPNGHLTKLPKSVCYWGLKPINARYTVVNDLQKDQESIFAACSKSHRQNIRKAEQAGLIVETYDSGDLAVDRFCAVMNAVSTSKNYIKFELDYYRKVWRELSENQMAYISVGSLNSEDIGAYMVAYANGAAYQFYGGRTQKGRDLKLAQGFAYQTFMHAKKLGLGKYDMWGIAQFDQSGQLDPNDELYGIGQFKVAFGGEKQSSGQSFSVVYNRFNYHVFVVSKSLQQRVISLRKKLFINH